One window of Mesorhizobium sp. PAMC28654 genomic DNA carries:
- a CDS encoding vWA domain-containing protein, whose amino-acid sequence MVGFSRSVAVALLLLCTTASGFAADRVIIILDASGSMWSQIDGKPRQEIARQSLRTVLQSIPADKEIGFMAYGRREKGSCEDIELIVPPQAGSASAISAAADNLKFLGKTPLTAAVKQAAEALKYTEEKATVILITDGIETCGGDPCALGKELKASGVDFTADVVGFGLSADEGRQVACLAENTGGKYIQASDEKALRDALVETIAAAAPAPAPAPAPQPAPPAPAPVAAPAPEKPEFNFLPTAVFAEGGDALTDGNVWEIYKAQADGTRGDIVTTEYGAYKGNLESGDYLVVARDGEVKTEQKLKVEAGHVYKPVFTLNAGTLVIHPRPNEGADVLDGATVEVVYPGGSTTSYGNSTVIVPAGEQQVTVKIGSGTVTETIQLAAGKTAEKDVIVGVGNINVNAFYVAGGDKADGSGIDFQIVKAKKGVDGTRENVDNSYGPDSKFWLPPNDYVMIATVDLAVVEQPFTVKVGEHQELKVAMNAGVLAITAPGAEKIEIFEQKKDINGNRKSVGYAYDQKYQTAIPAGDYVVVAGKSDTSSKESTVTVKAGARAELTVQ is encoded by the coding sequence ATGGTGGGATTTTCACGGAGCGTCGCCGTGGCGCTGCTCCTTCTTTGCACGACGGCGTCCGGCTTTGCCGCCGATCGCGTAATTATCATACTCGATGCTTCCGGTTCCATGTGGTCGCAGATCGATGGCAAGCCCAGGCAAGAAATCGCGCGTCAGTCGCTTAGAACCGTGCTGCAGTCGATCCCGGCCGACAAGGAAATAGGCTTCATGGCCTATGGCCGCCGTGAGAAGGGCAGTTGCGAGGATATCGAGCTCATCGTCCCGCCACAGGCCGGATCGGCAAGCGCGATTTCGGCAGCCGCGGACAACTTGAAATTCCTTGGCAAGACACCGCTGACGGCAGCCGTCAAACAGGCGGCGGAAGCGCTGAAATATACAGAAGAAAAGGCGACCGTCATTCTCATCACCGATGGAATTGAAACATGTGGCGGCGACCCTTGCGCGCTCGGCAAGGAGCTGAAGGCGTCCGGAGTCGATTTCACCGCCGACGTCGTCGGCTTCGGCCTCAGCGCCGACGAGGGGAGGCAGGTCGCATGCCTCGCCGAAAACACGGGCGGCAAATACATCCAGGCTTCGGACGAGAAGGCGTTGCGCGACGCGTTGGTCGAAACCATCGCCGCGGCTGCGCCGGCCCCGGCGCCGGCACCCGCGCCGCAGCCGGCACCTCCCGCGCCTGCGCCCGTAGCCGCTCCGGCACCCGAAAAGCCAGAATTCAATTTCCTGCCAACTGCTGTGTTCGCCGAGGGCGGCGATGCCCTGACGGACGGCAATGTGTGGGAGATCTACAAGGCGCAAGCCGACGGCACGCGGGGCGATATCGTCACAACCGAATACGGGGCCTACAAGGGCAATCTTGAATCAGGCGATTACCTTGTTGTCGCACGCGACGGCGAGGTGAAGACCGAGCAGAAGCTCAAGGTCGAGGCTGGCCATGTCTACAAGCCCGTCTTCACGCTGAATGCCGGCACACTCGTCATTCATCCGCGGCCGAATGAGGGGGCCGACGTTCTGGATGGCGCGACGGTCGAGGTCGTCTACCCAGGCGGCAGCACCACGTCCTATGGCAATTCCACGGTCATCGTGCCGGCCGGCGAGCAGCAAGTCACGGTCAAGATCGGCAGCGGGACGGTCACCGAAACCATCCAGCTGGCGGCGGGCAAGACGGCGGAGAAGGATGTGATCGTCGGCGTTGGAAACATCAACGTCAACGCCTTCTATGTTGCCGGCGGCGACAAGGCCGATGGCTCCGGCATCGACTTCCAGATCGTCAAGGCGAAGAAGGGGGTCGACGGCACAAGGGAGAATGTCGACAATTCCTATGGGCCCGACAGCAAATTCTGGCTGCCGCCCAACGACTATGTGATGATCGCGACGGTCGATCTGGCGGTTGTCGAGCAGCCGTTCACCGTCAAGGTCGGTGAGCATCAGGAGCTGAAAGTCGCGATGAACGCCGGCGTGCTGGCCATCACCGCGCCTGGAGCCGAGAAGATCGAGATCTTTGAGCAGAAGAAGGACATCAACGGCAACCGCAAATCCGTCGGCTATGCCTATGATCAGAAGTACCAGACAGCGATACCGGCAGGCGACTATGTGGTCGTGGCGGGAAAGTCGGATACCAGCTCGAAGGAAAGCACCGTGACGGTCAAGGCGGGAGCACGGGCCGAACTTACGGTCCAGTAG
- a CDS encoding GlxA family transcriptional regulator, with protein sequence MPNPTVPVERPAVNETVQGGRQFAFLLVDKFSMFSLAAAIDTFRSANRLLGRDFYGWTTVSADGDPVMASNGLPLKIDYSVADLPPVDILFVSVGLTTEFPGKSKVLSALRSWGRRGNALGALSVGSYLLAEAGQLEGYRCTIHWENRAGFVERFPDINCTGNVFEIDRKRYTCAGGTTSIDLMLEIVRGDFGSNLANGVANQFQHERIRSAGDRQRVGPERDLTGKSEKLRRIVELMADHLDEPLSAVQLAKSAGLSVRQVERLFLRHLSVTPGRYYMRLRLERARELLRQTNMPILDVAIATGFTSHSYFAQSYRLQFGRPPSEERRTTY encoded by the coding sequence TTGCCCAACCCCACTGTTCCTGTAGAGCGGCCGGCCGTGAATGAGACCGTTCAAGGTGGCCGGCAATTCGCCTTCCTGCTGGTCGACAAGTTCTCCATGTTTTCGCTGGCAGCGGCGATCGACACGTTCCGCTCCGCCAACCGGCTGCTGGGTCGCGATTTCTATGGCTGGACCACGGTGTCCGCCGATGGTGATCCGGTCATGGCCTCAAACGGCCTGCCGCTCAAGATCGACTACAGCGTCGCCGACCTGCCGCCGGTCGACATCCTCTTCGTTTCGGTCGGCCTGACGACGGAGTTCCCCGGCAAGAGCAAGGTTCTGTCGGCGCTGCGCAGCTGGGGCCGTCGTGGCAACGCGCTCGGCGCGCTCTCTGTCGGATCCTATCTGCTCGCCGAGGCAGGCCAGCTCGAGGGCTATCGCTGCACCATCCACTGGGAAAACCGTGCCGGCTTCGTAGAGCGCTTTCCCGACATCAACTGCACCGGCAACGTCTTCGAGATCGATCGCAAGCGCTACACCTGCGCCGGCGGCACCACCTCGATCGACCTGATGCTGGAAATCGTGCGTGGGGATTTCGGCTCGAATCTCGCCAATGGCGTCGCCAACCAGTTCCAGCACGAGCGCATCCGTTCAGCCGGCGACCGCCAGCGCGTCGGGCCCGAGCGTGACCTGACCGGCAAGTCGGAGAAACTGCGGCGCATCGTCGAACTGATGGCCGACCATCTCGACGAGCCGCTCTCGGCGGTGCAGCTTGCCAAGTCGGCGGGCCTGTCGGTGCGCCAGGTCGAACGCCTGTTCCTGCGCCATCTCAGCGTTACTCCCGGCCGCTACTACATGCGGCTGCGGCTTGAACGCGCGCGCGAATTGCTGCGCCAGACCAACATGCCGATCCTCGACGTGGCGATCGCCACCGGCTTCACCTCACATTCCTATTTCGCCCAGAGCTACCGGTTGCAGTTCGGCAGGCCGCCGTCCGAAGAGCGCCGCACGACATACTGA
- the folD gene encoding bifunctional methylenetetrahydrofolate dehydrogenase/methenyltetrahydrofolate cyclohydrolase FolD, whose amino-acid sequence MAEVIDGKSVAEDVVRIVKTLTAELAANGIAKPGLAVVIVGEDPASQVYVASKSRTAKECGFHSVQHTLPAETSERDLLKIIGGLNADPAINGILVQLPLPAHIDAGKIIQTIAPEKDVDGFHFINVGKLGTGELETAFVPCTPAGSMLLIERVRGKDLSGLNAVVVGRSNIVGKPMANLLLAANCTVTIAHSRTKDLPALARTADILVAAVGRPEMVRGDWVKPGATVIDVGINRIPAPEKGEGKSRLVGDVAYAEAAKVAGAITPVPGGVGPMTIAMLMANTLASAYLAAGLKRPSF is encoded by the coding sequence ATGGCTGAAGTGATTGACGGAAAGAGCGTCGCCGAAGACGTGGTGCGGATAGTCAAGACCTTGACGGCCGAGCTTGCCGCGAATGGCATTGCCAAGCCCGGTCTCGCCGTCGTCATCGTCGGCGAGGATCCGGCAAGCCAGGTCTACGTCGCTTCCAAATCCCGCACCGCCAAGGAATGCGGCTTCCATTCGGTCCAGCACACTCTGCCGGCCGAAACGTCCGAGCGGGATCTGCTGAAGATCATCGGCGGGCTCAACGCCGACCCCGCCATCAATGGCATCCTGGTGCAGCTGCCGCTTCCGGCTCATATCGATGCGGGCAAGATCATCCAGACCATCGCGCCGGAAAAGGATGTCGACGGCTTCCATTTCATCAATGTCGGCAAGCTCGGCACGGGCGAACTCGAGACGGCCTTCGTACCCTGCACGCCCGCCGGTTCGATGCTGCTGATCGAGCGCGTGCGCGGCAAGGACCTGTCCGGTCTCAACGCGGTCGTCGTCGGCCGCTCCAACATCGTTGGCAAGCCGATGGCCAATCTGCTGCTCGCCGCCAATTGCACGGTCACCATCGCGCACAGCCGTACCAAGGACCTGCCGGCACTGGCCCGCACCGCCGATATTCTGGTCGCCGCCGTCGGCCGGCCCGAAATGGTCAGGGGTGACTGGGTAAAGCCGGGTGCTACCGTCATCGATGTCGGCATCAATCGCATTCCGGCGCCCGAGAAGGGCGAGGGCAAGTCGCGCCTGGTTGGCGATGTCGCCTATGCCGAGGCTGCCAAGGTGGCCGGCGCCATCACGCCTGTTCCAGGCGGCGTCGGGCCGATGACCATTGCAATGCTGATGGCCAATACGCTAGCCTCGGCCTATCTTGCGGCCGGACTGAAACGGCCCTCTTTCTGA
- a CDS encoding GumC family protein — MVDRENREDWKRERSLLALGQAVRGEEDVDASLVSIGDRTDPSWREDAATRHRLARSRREARAQPIPTATGEAGQPGADQQFTAPQIPAAQTEQTSGLAGLLPGWLGGKRPNDSSAELLAAETDPTSYAQTAPQPQPASANAFGTAQSDVAAEPRYASEEHPFREDTQQWKPLIDPMQVVRGVARSKALIVTTTILGAALGIAIALSTPKKYEATTELVIAPGDLKLSDRDLTQSVGQPDAALAVVETRIKMLTSGNVLNKVVDQLKLVDNPEFNGQGSGGLGVMSLIRSILSRQDGPGGADEVRRRALAVRNLAESLSVERTGKTFVVSISATTQDGEMSALIATTVGTVFQQETGQYQSDMAVRATEALTSKLDELRKNVEAAERKVEDFRATHGLVDAQGHLISDDQMLKLNEQLSVARARTLELNARAASARSIDVNSVLTGTLPEEINSNTMSDLRSQYATLKQEAARAAVRLGPRHPELQALDAQIAGARELIAAELRRIASSLQVDLKRAVQLEQDLASRLAQAKVQSGDVNSDLVTMRELEREAAAKRSVYEQYLLRSKETGEQKNINTANIDVLTPAVAPLEAKGPSRAVIALAGLLLGLASGVGLGVMRGAYESLRETANSRSRRGTEERRTPFEDKAYQAAPPSVRPIEAARTGRLAGLLSVFRKTKPGKAHAEKFPDTLPSQPISPAVAAKPMAPQQPGYAPPPPQGAYAPLPRQTAEPPLTDDIMPRQATYPAYPATPYPYPQQAGYPHAQSWQMQPPAGYTYPQATAPYAGPAYYPQQPAPLQAVAPRQDAYPWDPSASPASDAAEQQTPIEEIRASLREFREAVQELTESRARRRYF, encoded by the coding sequence ATGGTCGACAGGGAAAACCGTGAAGACTGGAAGCGCGAGCGGTCCTTGCTCGCGCTCGGCCAGGCTGTGCGCGGCGAGGAGGACGTCGACGCATCGCTGGTGTCGATCGGCGATCGAACAGACCCGTCATGGCGCGAGGATGCCGCCACGCGCCATCGCCTTGCCCGTTCACGGCGCGAAGCGCGGGCGCAGCCGATACCGACTGCGACCGGTGAGGCTGGCCAGCCTGGCGCTGACCAACAGTTCACGGCTCCCCAAATACCAGCCGCGCAAACGGAGCAAACATCCGGATTGGCCGGCTTGCTGCCGGGTTGGCTGGGTGGGAAGCGGCCGAACGATTCCAGCGCCGAATTGCTGGCGGCCGAGACAGACCCGACAAGTTACGCGCAAACTGCACCACAGCCACAGCCCGCTTCCGCCAACGCTTTCGGCACCGCACAGTCGGATGTGGCCGCGGAGCCCCGTTACGCCAGCGAAGAACACCCGTTTCGTGAGGATACGCAGCAGTGGAAGCCGCTGATCGATCCGATGCAGGTGGTTCGCGGCGTTGCCAGGTCGAAGGCGCTGATCGTGACGACGACGATCCTGGGTGCGGCGCTGGGCATCGCGATCGCCCTGTCGACGCCCAAGAAATACGAAGCCACCACTGAACTGGTTATCGCACCGGGCGACCTCAAGCTTTCCGACCGGGATCTTACCCAGTCGGTGGGGCAGCCCGATGCCGCGCTGGCTGTCGTCGAAACCCGGATCAAGATGCTCACGTCCGGCAACGTCCTCAACAAGGTCGTCGACCAACTCAAGCTCGTCGACAATCCCGAATTCAACGGCCAGGGTTCAGGCGGCCTCGGCGTCATGTCACTCATCCGGTCGATACTGTCGCGCCAAGATGGGCCGGGTGGCGCCGATGAAGTCCGCCGCCGGGCTTTGGCCGTTCGCAATCTGGCCGAGAGCCTGTCGGTCGAGCGCACCGGCAAGACCTTTGTCGTCTCCATCAGCGCCACCACCCAGGATGGCGAGATGTCCGCTCTCATCGCCACTACGGTCGGGACCGTCTTCCAGCAGGAGACTGGTCAATACCAGTCCGACATGGCGGTGCGCGCGACGGAAGCACTGACGTCCAAGCTCGACGAGTTGCGCAAGAATGTCGAAGCGGCCGAACGCAAGGTCGAGGATTTCAGGGCCACGCATGGCCTTGTCGACGCGCAAGGCCATCTGATCAGTGATGATCAGATGCTGAAGCTCAACGAGCAGCTCTCCGTCGCCCGCGCCCGCACGCTGGAGCTCAATGCCCGGGCAGCATCGGCGCGTTCGATCGATGTGAATTCGGTGCTGACCGGCACATTGCCGGAAGAGATCAACTCCAACACCATGAGTGATCTGCGCTCGCAATATGCGACGCTGAAGCAGGAGGCTGCCCGCGCCGCGGTCCGGCTCGGGCCACGTCATCCCGAACTCCAGGCTCTCGACGCCCAGATTGCCGGCGCGCGCGAACTCATCGCCGCGGAACTGCGCCGCATCGCCTCTTCGCTTCAGGTCGACCTGAAGCGCGCGGTCCAGCTGGAACAGGACCTCGCTTCCCGGCTGGCGCAGGCGAAAGTCCAAAGCGGTGACGTCAACAGCGACCTCGTCACCATGCGCGAGCTCGAGCGTGAGGCAGCCGCCAAGCGTTCCGTCTATGAACAATATCTTCTGCGCTCCAAGGAAACCGGCGAGCAGAAGAACATCAACACCGCCAACATCGATGTGCTCACCCCGGCTGTCGCCCCACTCGAGGCAAAGGGACCGTCGCGCGCTGTCATTGCGCTTGCCGGGCTGCTGCTGGGCCTGGCCTCAGGTGTCGGTCTCGGCGTCATGCGCGGCGCCTATGAGAGCTTGCGTGAAACAGCCAATTCGAGATCGCGCCGCGGCACTGAAGAGCGCCGGACGCCTTTCGAGGACAAGGCCTATCAGGCGGCACCCCCGTCTGTTCGGCCAATCGAGGCGGCTCGCACTGGCCGTCTCGCTGGCCTTCTGTCGGTGTTCCGCAAGACCAAGCCCGGCAAGGCACACGCGGAGAAGTTCCCGGATACGCTGCCCAGCCAGCCGATCTCTCCGGCTGTTGCCGCGAAGCCCATGGCACCCCAGCAGCCCGGCTACGCACCACCGCCGCCGCAAGGCGCCTATGCTCCCCTTCCGCGGCAGACGGCCGAGCCGCCTCTGACTGACGACATCATGCCGCGACAGGCCACATATCCGGCATATCCGGCCACGCCCTATCCATATCCCCAGCAGGCGGGTTATCCCCACGCTCAGTCGTGGCAGATGCAGCCGCCGGCGGGCTATACCTATCCGCAGGCGACGGCGCCCTATGCCGGGCCGGCGTACTATCCACAGCAACCGGCTCCTCTTCAGGCTGTCGCGCCGCGGCAGGACGCCTATCCTTGGGACCCATCGGCATCTCCGGCTTCGGACGCTGCCGAGCAGCAAACGCCGATCGAGGAAATCCGCGCCAGCCTGCGTGAGTTCCGCGAGGCGGTTCAGGAGCTCACGGAGAGCCGCGCACGCCGGCGTTACTTCTAA
- a CDS encoding lipopolysaccharide biosynthesis protein: protein MTQASDIPQRRPLARIGFFLAERRKLLLDYFSAISGAGGRLVFSLAYFIALANTLSISEFGMFATASAAGVMLSRILAFGFISALYRTATIRPKLIGTFTAGFLLLGVVSLPLLAAASYGVYLIFFASNVPLSVFAAIVFAEALLWRPVEVVLIVNNGLGKFGRAALLAILATALRALGAVLFMFSAERTVGVWSWYYIGANAASLLLAFGFFYPRQRLRLRTELYLRRLADSIYVAGAEVLFYLQSEFDKLLVLAIGGPHLAGIYAIIMRLVDLTAIPIRTFSMMLVQRMMRAPDLLSRLTVKSGIEGGVFLVSTSALLALGIVLHFFPNALGKNVSEAAPLVALAICVPGLRNLVEYQAELLFARGQTLVRAINLGLLAGLKAVLLTYVLTTISDTPNLVLSLNVVFLLMYLASALLTYSAMRKPAKPI from the coding sequence ATGACACAGGCCAGTGACATACCGCAAAGGCGGCCCCTCGCCCGGATCGGCTTCTTTCTGGCCGAACGACGGAAGCTGCTTCTCGACTATTTCTCGGCAATCAGCGGCGCTGGCGGCCGGCTGGTCTTTTCACTCGCCTATTTCATCGCACTGGCCAACACGCTGTCGATCTCCGAGTTCGGCATGTTCGCCACCGCGTCGGCGGCCGGCGTCATGCTCTCGCGTATACTCGCCTTCGGCTTCATCTCGGCGCTTTATCGCACGGCCACGATCCGCCCCAAGCTGATCGGCACGTTCACCGCCGGCTTTCTCCTGCTCGGCGTTGTGTCGCTGCCGTTGCTGGCAGCGGCCTCCTACGGCGTCTATCTGATTTTCTTCGCCAGCAACGTGCCGCTGTCGGTGTTCGCGGCAATCGTGTTTGCCGAAGCGCTTCTATGGCGCCCGGTCGAGGTGGTGCTGATCGTCAATAACGGTCTCGGCAAGTTCGGCCGCGCCGCCTTGCTGGCGATCCTGGCGACGGCCTTGCGGGCGCTCGGCGCCGTGCTGTTCATGTTCTCAGCGGAGCGGACGGTTGGCGTCTGGTCCTGGTACTATATCGGCGCCAACGCCGCTTCCTTGCTGCTTGCCTTCGGATTCTTCTATCCGCGCCAGCGACTGCGGCTACGCACGGAACTCTATCTGCGGCGGCTCGCAGATTCCATCTACGTGGCTGGCGCGGAAGTGCTGTTCTATCTGCAGTCGGAGTTCGACAAGCTGCTGGTGCTGGCGATCGGCGGCCCGCATCTGGCCGGTATCTATGCTATCATCATGCGCCTGGTCGACCTGACGGCGATCCCAATCCGCACCTTCTCGATGATGCTGGTGCAGCGGATGATGCGGGCACCGGACCTGTTGTCCCGGCTGACGGTCAAAAGCGGCATCGAAGGCGGCGTTTTCCTCGTCTCCACCTCAGCGCTGCTGGCGCTGGGCATCGTGCTGCATTTCTTCCCCAACGCGCTGGGCAAGAATGTCTCCGAGGCCGCGCCTCTGGTTGCGCTGGCGATCTGCGTTCCCGGTCTGCGCAATCTTGTCGAATACCAGGCCGAACTTCTGTTCGCGCGCGGCCAGACGCTGGTGCGGGCAATCAATCTCGGACTGCTCGCCGGGTTGAAGGCGGTGCTCTTGACCTATGTGCTGACAACCATATCGGACACGCCCAATCTGGTGTTGTCGCTGAACGTGGTCTTCCTGCTGATGTATCTCGCTTCGGCGCTGCTCACCTATTCGGCAATGCGCAAGCCGGCCAAGCCGATCTAG
- a CDS encoding DUF6492 family protein: protein MNSRFVPGVDVEPGMLPRAPTAAIVTASYAPDFERCRLLCETVDRHVSGVAHHYILVEHRDLALFRQLQNNRRTIVDERDLLPRWLHAFDDPLSLFRRRIWLSLKTMPLRGWHVQQLRRIAIAAHASEDVLIFCDSDVAFLRPFDCGAFWRNGKVRLFRRDGVLSGSGHEEHRIWSRNAGAALGIDEAVVSTHDYISTLIAWRRQTVMAMCAEIEKVHGRNWVQVIGSARKFSECMIYGRYVDDVLGGAGHFHGSEEFCRVHWTGKALSDDEFRSFVAAMAPEQVAIGMQSFIGTDIGRIRRLIGPDS from the coding sequence GTGAATAGCCGGTTCGTACCTGGGGTCGATGTCGAACCTGGCATGCTTCCTCGGGCACCCACAGCCGCAATCGTGACGGCAAGCTATGCGCCGGATTTCGAGCGCTGCCGTCTTCTGTGCGAGACCGTCGACCGTCATGTTTCCGGTGTCGCGCATCACTACATTCTCGTCGAACACCGCGACCTGGCCCTGTTTCGTCAATTGCAGAACAACCGTCGCACGATTGTCGACGAACGGGACCTGCTGCCGCGCTGGCTGCACGCCTTTGACGATCCGCTCAGCCTGTTTCGCCGGCGCATCTGGCTTAGCCTGAAGACCATGCCGCTGCGCGGGTGGCACGTGCAGCAGCTGCGTCGCATCGCCATCGCCGCGCACGCCAGCGAAGACGTGCTGATCTTCTGTGATTCCGATGTCGCCTTCCTCAGACCCTTCGATTGCGGCGCCTTCTGGCGCAATGGCAAGGTGCGCCTGTTTCGTCGCGATGGCGTGCTGTCGGGCAGCGGCCATGAGGAACATCGCATCTGGTCGCGCAACGCGGGTGCGGCCCTTGGCATCGACGAAGCCGTGGTTTCGACGCATGACTATATTTCAACGCTGATCGCGTGGCGCCGCCAAACCGTGATGGCGATGTGTGCCGAGATTGAAAAGGTCCACGGTCGCAACTGGGTTCAGGTCATCGGTTCGGCTCGCAAATTCTCCGAATGCATGATCTACGGCCGCTATGTCGATGACGTGCTGGGCGGCGCGGGTCATTTCCATGGTTCGGAAGAATTCTGCCGCGTCCACTGGACCGGGAAGGCATTGTCGGACGACGAATTTCGCAGTTTCGTCGCGGCCATGGCGCCCGAACAGGTCGCTATCGGCATGCAGTCTTTCATCGGCACGGACATTGGCCGTATCCGCCGTTTGATCGGGCCTGATAGCTAG
- a CDS encoding WecB/TagA/CpsF family glycosyltransferase — protein sequence MNMHSGRAASGLDNLKTILGISVLAIRWDDAIALLARLVAERRFTKVSFLNAHNANIAYTDPVFAEALDDFLILPDGVGVDLAAKLLYGAPFPDNLNGTDFVPAFLQASARPLTVGLLGATRVNAEAAAVKLAALAVQHTFVVIHDGYFSAGQEQGIVDRIAKLRPDVLLVAMGVPRQELWIARHIDARHCTLPIAVGALLDFLSGTVPRAPLWMRQLRLEWLFRLVVEPGRLWRRYVVGNPLFLWRVVRQKLSRGAIPQERTRE from the coding sequence ATGAACATGCATTCCGGCCGCGCGGCATCTGGCCTCGACAATCTGAAGACGATCCTGGGCATCTCGGTGCTCGCCATTCGCTGGGACGACGCGATTGCGCTGCTGGCCCGCCTGGTTGCCGAGCGGCGCTTCACCAAGGTCAGTTTTCTCAACGCGCATAACGCCAACATTGCCTACACGGACCCGGTCTTTGCCGAGGCGCTCGACGATTTTCTCATCCTGCCAGACGGCGTCGGCGTGGATCTGGCGGCCAAGCTGCTCTACGGGGCGCCGTTTCCGGACAATCTCAACGGTACGGATTTCGTCCCTGCCTTCCTGCAGGCGTCGGCCAGGCCGCTCACTGTAGGGCTTCTCGGGGCAACACGGGTCAATGCCGAAGCGGCCGCGGTGAAACTGGCCGCACTCGCGGTCCAGCACACATTCGTCGTCATCCATGACGGCTATTTTTCGGCCGGGCAGGAGCAGGGTATCGTCGATCGGATCGCCAAATTGCGGCCGGACGTGCTGCTCGTCGCCATGGGGGTTCCGCGTCAGGAGTTGTGGATCGCGCGCCACATCGATGCGCGCCACTGCACGTTGCCGATCGCCGTCGGCGCATTGCTCGATTTCCTCAGCGGTACGGTGCCGCGCGCGCCCTTGTGGATGCGTCAGCTGCGGCTCGAATGGCTGTTTCGGCTGGTGGTCGAACCGGGCCGGCTCTGGCGTCGATACGTGGTCGGCAATCCGTTGTTTCTATGGCGCGTTGTGCGTCAGAAACTGTCACGCGGGGCGATCCCGCAGGAGAGAACTCGTGAATAG
- a CDS encoding glycosyltransferase produces MHLLFATSIVPDGALASGYEIANAAIIAALRRAGARVTVIGFTWPGKEPVDPENTIVLGALDVRTENASSRQKLAWVAKAMLSGLTFASVKLRAASDSEVLAAVGRAGPFDGYVLNSVQFAGAFEKLFDDRPSIFVAHNVEHRSAQENAAAAGSVFQRFLFRREARLLETMEERLCRRARFVFTLAEEDREALGVAAVDRSAVLPLVTFTQAPKQTGPRQIDCDAALIGTWTWQPNRIGLEWFLERVVPHLRPDFRVRIAGSMPSGIASTHPGVKFIGRVPDAEAFVRSAAVIPLISTAGSGVQLKTIETFELGLPSVATSRSLRGIDHRPANCVVTDDPIAFAGALEAAVADVRDVDGSAFHRRQVKALDAAIRHGLEKLGPVRQEAYA; encoded by the coding sequence ATGCATCTGCTGTTCGCCACATCGATCGTGCCCGACGGCGCTCTCGCCTCGGGTTACGAGATTGCCAACGCCGCGATCATCGCCGCCTTGCGGCGTGCCGGCGCGCGCGTCACCGTCATCGGCTTCACCTGGCCGGGAAAAGAACCCGTCGACCCAGAAAATACCATCGTGCTCGGCGCCCTTGACGTGCGCACCGAAAACGCCTCGTCGCGGCAGAAGCTTGCCTGGGTCGCCAAGGCAATGCTGTCGGGTCTCACATTCGCGTCGGTGAAGTTGCGCGCGGCCTCCGACAGCGAGGTTCTTGCCGCCGTCGGGCGCGCCGGCCCCTTTGACGGCTATGTGCTGAATTCCGTGCAATTCGCTGGCGCCTTCGAAAAGCTCTTCGACGACCGGCCGTCGATCTTCGTTGCCCACAATGTCGAGCATCGTTCGGCGCAGGAGAACGCGGCTGCCGCGGGCAGTGTTTTCCAGCGGTTTCTGTTTCGCCGCGAGGCACGGCTGTTGGAGACCATGGAAGAACGGCTCTGCCGCCGGGCGCGCTTTGTCTTCACGCTGGCCGAAGAAGACCGTGAAGCGCTTGGCGTCGCCGCTGTCGACCGTTCCGCGGTGCTGCCGCTGGTGACGTTCACGCAGGCGCCGAAACAAACAGGGCCGCGCCAGATCGATTGTGACGCCGCGCTGATCGGCACATGGACCTGGCAGCCGAACCGCATCGGGCTCGAGTGGTTCCTGGAAAGGGTCGTGCCGCATCTGCGGCCGGATTTCCGCGTCAGGATCGCTGGCAGCATGCCGTCAGGCATTGCCTCGACGCACCCCGGCGTGAAATTCATCGGACGTGTACCGGACGCCGAGGCCTTTGTGCGCTCCGCCGCCGTCATTCCACTGATCAGCACGGCCGGCAGCGGTGTGCAGCTCAAGACCATCGAGACGTTCGAACTGGGTCTGCCATCTGTCGCGACAAGCCGCTCGCTACGCGGCATAGACCATCGCCCGGCCAACTGCGTCGTCACCGACGATCCCATTGCCTTTGCCGGCGCGCTGGAGGCAGCGGTGGCCGATGTCAGGGACGTCGACGGCAGCGCATTCCATCGCCGACAGGTCAAGGCGCTCGATGCCGCGATCAGGCATGGTCTGGAAAAACTTGGGCCCGTCAGGCAGGAGGCCTATGCATGA